Proteins from a genomic interval of Bradyrhizobium sp. CCGB01:
- a CDS encoding ArdC family protein, which translates to MSTKNQRDEMTKPKASLYEEITTRIVADLEAGIFPWARPWGVGGDHHAFSLPRNAATSKAYSGINILILWGKQFESGFSSGRWITFNQASQLGASVRKGEHGVTVCYADRFIPKRGRDGASRTGQSEAEEGETAIPFLRRYTVFNLDQCEHLPDHLAAVSPSVPERQIVPRAEALAVATLADIRIGGTEAFYAPSTDRVHIPQQAAFFEQINFYRTLFHELGHWTGHQCRLNRDLSGAFGSKPYAKEELVAELTAAFICAALSIKPTVRHADYLGSWLDVLREDSRAIFQAASKASKAADFLLAFGPSNRAEAAQAGAP; encoded by the coding sequence ATGAGTACGAAGAACCAACGCGATGAGATGACCAAGCCGAAAGCGAGCCTCTATGAGGAGATTACAACGCGCATCGTCGCCGATTTGGAGGCCGGCATCTTCCCTTGGGCGCGGCCTTGGGGAGTGGGGGGCGATCATCACGCCTTCTCGCTGCCGCGGAACGCGGCGACAAGCAAGGCCTATTCCGGGATCAATATCCTGATCCTCTGGGGAAAGCAGTTTGAGAGCGGCTTTTCCTCGGGCCGCTGGATCACCTTCAATCAGGCTTCCCAGCTCGGCGCGTCCGTTCGCAAGGGCGAGCATGGCGTCACCGTCTGCTACGCCGACCGCTTCATTCCCAAGCGCGGCCGGGACGGCGCATCACGAACCGGGCAAAGCGAGGCGGAGGAGGGCGAGACGGCCATTCCCTTCCTGCGCCGCTACACCGTCTTCAACCTCGACCAGTGCGAACATTTACCCGACCATCTCGCCGCGGTTTCCCCCTCTGTGCCGGAGCGCCAGATCGTGCCGCGGGCCGAGGCGCTGGCCGTTGCAACGCTCGCCGATATCCGCATCGGCGGCACCGAAGCCTTCTATGCCCCGTCGACGGACCGCGTTCATATCCCACAGCAAGCCGCTTTCTTCGAGCAGATCAACTTTTACCGGACGCTGTTTCACGAGCTTGGGCACTGGACCGGCCATCAGTGCCGCCTAAACCGCGACCTCTCGGGCGCGTTCGGCTCCAAACCCTACGCCAAGGAAGAACTCGTTGCCGAACTGACGGCCGCCTTCATCTGCGCAGCTCTCAGCATCAAGCCAACCGTCCGCCATGCCGACTATCTCGGCTCATGGCTGGACGTTCTTCGCGAGGATAGCCGGGCGATCTTTCAGGCGGCAAGCAAAGCCTCCAAGGCCGCTGACTTCCTGCTCGCGTTTGGCCCGAGCAACCGCGCTGAAGCAGCGCAGGCGGGGGCACCCTGA
- a CDS encoding DUF736 family protein encodes MTAIGYVTKNDNGSYKGQLRTVSIRADIDIIPNRDKTADSHPDFRVMTQNVEIGAGWIRRGENSGKDYVSLSLAAPEFGPRKLYANLGRAAGQDDDSVFALIWNPVD; translated from the coding sequence ATGACCGCAATCGGATACGTCACCAAGAACGACAACGGCAGCTACAAGGGCCAGCTCCGCACCGTCTCCATCCGGGCCGACATCGACATCATTCCCAACCGCGACAAGACCGCCGACAGCCATCCCGACTTTCGCGTCATGACCCAGAACGTCGAGATCGGGGCAGGCTGGATCCGCCGCGGCGAGAACAGCGGCAAGGACTATGTGAGCCTGTCGCTGGCAGCCCCCGAGTTCGGTCCGCGCAAGCTCTACGCCAATCTCGGGCGAGCCGCCGGCCAGGATGACGACAGCGTCTTTGCCCTGATCTGGAATCCCGTCGACTGA
- a CDS encoding DUF2285 domain-containing protein, translating to MTNPVSHSRRDAGDNAAACNSVAYDGSDWAWEFLRRNEDYKADWRCSVPQRLSCITLIDGTRLLRLPRRFPRAEKWGLSAFADPRLAADQAPVFWHADALKRLVRLNATRPTPGSKTASLTLGNFRVDRHAVIGANGVPLVLMKGGGVHVPIAIHGLRVLTAAFAPVFELTDLTDIAAQTELLKQLKRFTEPSFQKTQRPPFANDERLQHALIALDESLRGKTYRQIAIAIFGEKKVTEEWRSHSQFLKDRTRRLVAKGTELMKGGYRDLLG from the coding sequence TTGACCAATCCCGTCTCGCACTCGCGCCGCGACGCCGGCGACAACGCTGCTGCCTGCAATTCCGTCGCCTATGACGGGAGCGATTGGGCATGGGAGTTCCTGCGCAGAAACGAGGACTACAAAGCTGATTGGCGTTGCTCCGTGCCGCAGCGCCTGTCGTGCATCACCCTGATCGACGGCACGCGCCTGTTGCGCCTGCCGCGGCGTTTTCCTCGCGCCGAGAAATGGGGCCTCTCCGCCTTCGCCGATCCGCGCCTGGCTGCCGATCAGGCGCCCGTGTTCTGGCACGCCGATGCCCTTAAACGGCTCGTTCGCTTGAACGCGACCAGACCGACACCGGGGAGCAAGACCGCATCCTTGACCCTGGGAAATTTCCGGGTGGATCGACATGCCGTCATCGGCGCCAATGGCGTGCCGCTGGTGTTGATGAAGGGCGGGGGTGTCCACGTTCCCATCGCGATCCACGGCCTGCGCGTCCTCACCGCGGCCTTCGCGCCAGTGTTCGAGCTGACCGACCTTACCGACATCGCCGCGCAGACAGAGCTCTTGAAGCAGCTAAAGCGCTTCACCGAGCCGAGCTTCCAGAAGACGCAAAGGCCGCCATTTGCGAATGACGAGCGTTTGCAGCACGCCCTCATCGCGCTCGACGAAAGCCTTCGCGGCAAGACCTATCGGCAGATTGCGATTGCAATCTTTGGAGAGAAGAAAGTCACTGAGGAATGGCGCAGTCATAGTCAATTCTTGAAGGACCGCACGCGACGGCTCGTTGCGAAAGGCACCGAACTCATGAAGGGTGGCTATCGCGATCTTCTGGGTTAA
- a CDS encoding helix-turn-helix domain-containing protein gives MTGQDDKASDKPFLNTKEAAAWLRLTKNTLEKMRVDGRGPAYRKHGRYVRYHIEDLVEYSEASKRRSTSDAD, from the coding sequence ATGACGGGACAGGATGACAAGGCTTCCGACAAGCCTTTCCTCAACACCAAGGAAGCGGCGGCCTGGCTGCGGCTGACCAAGAACACCCTCGAGAAAATGCGGGTCGACGGCAGGGGACCAGCCTACCGCAAGCACGGACGCTACGTCCGCTACCACATCGAAGACCTCGTCGAATACTCCGAGGCCAGCAAGCGGAGGTCGACGTCCGATGCCGATTGA
- a CDS encoding S26 family signal peptidase — protein MPIDRNKPWHQLVVLSAMSASTVAALLTFGPQQPVVIYNASGSAPLGFYYVEPRAPARGELAVYRPPPAIELLILAHEILPAPVPLLKQVVASAGDDVCRAKDPIESIFINGKVTAEVQEKDRAGRPLPSWEGCLRLAEGEYFLMQPHPLSFDSRYFGPVLRCDILGVASPLWTWKPAG, from the coding sequence ATGCCGATTGATCGCAACAAACCATGGCACCAACTGGTCGTACTGTCGGCGATGTCGGCCAGCACCGTCGCTGCCTTGCTGACGTTCGGACCCCAGCAGCCTGTCGTGATTTACAACGCCTCCGGCAGCGCGCCGCTCGGCTTCTACTACGTCGAGCCGCGAGCGCCGGCCCGAGGCGAACTCGCCGTCTACAGACCACCGCCCGCGATCGAGCTCCTCATCCTCGCCCATGAGATCCTGCCGGCCCCGGTGCCGCTCCTCAAGCAGGTCGTGGCGAGCGCCGGCGACGACGTCTGCCGAGCCAAGGACCCGATTGAATCAATCTTCATCAACGGCAAGGTCACCGCCGAAGTCCAGGAAAAAGACCGGGCAGGACGGCCTCTGCCGTCCTGGGAGGGGTGTTTGCGACTGGCCGAGGGAGAGTATTTCCTGATGCAGCCGCACCCGCTGTCGTTCGACTCCAGATATTTCGGGCCGGTCCTGCGATGCGATATCCTTGGCGTTGCCTCGCCACTCTGGACGTGGAAACCGGCTGGCTGA
- a CDS encoding response regulator, protein MKHASILLVEDEALIRMMLVDMVEQLGHTVIAEAGSVDLGRSLAEIEDYDCAILDINLHGFNVRPVAEAVTGRGLPLVFVSGYGTKGVPDGFQGMPVLNKPCSQEALKRTIDAVLSDAQHEKIRDIGDEGS, encoded by the coding sequence ATGAAGCATGCATCGATACTCCTCGTTGAAGATGAAGCCCTCATTCGGATGATGCTCGTAGATATGGTTGAGCAGCTTGGGCATACCGTCATTGCCGAAGCCGGGAGTGTCGATTTAGGCCGATCCCTTGCGGAGATTGAGGACTATGATTGCGCGATCCTCGACATCAATTTGCATGGGTTCAATGTGAGGCCCGTCGCCGAGGCCGTGACAGGACGCGGCCTTCCACTGGTATTCGTGAGTGGTTACGGCACGAAAGGTGTGCCTGATGGCTTTCAAGGAATGCCTGTCCTGAACAAGCCTTGCTCGCAGGAAGCGCTCAAGCGAACTATTGACGCTGTTCTATCCGATGCACAGCATGAAAAAATTCGAGACATCGGCGACGAAGGATCGTAA
- a CDS encoding response regulator transcription factor, translated as MPEVPLILVVEDDDAIQGIVEDALSEGGFETAIARKGVTLLKGGLVAYRSLVTDINLLGRFNGWEVARAAREVDAAFPVIYMSGMAADQWAVQGVPNGITLTKPFASAQLVAAASQLLNQS; from the coding sequence TTGCCGGAAGTGCCATTAATCCTTGTCGTCGAGGACGACGACGCCATCCAAGGGATTGTCGAGGATGCGCTGAGTGAGGGAGGCTTTGAGACCGCCATCGCCAGGAAGGGAGTGACTCTACTCAAAGGCGGGCTTGTTGCGTATCGGAGCCTTGTCACTGACATCAATCTACTCGGAAGGTTCAATGGTTGGGAAGTAGCGCGAGCGGCCCGCGAGGTGGATGCCGCGTTCCCGGTGATTTACATGTCGGGAATGGCGGCCGACCAATGGGCCGTGCAAGGCGTTCCGAACGGCATCACGCTGACGAAGCCATTCGCCTCGGCGCAGCTTGTGGCAGCGGCCTCGCAGCTACTCAATCAAAGTTAG